A DNA window from Camelina sativa cultivar DH55 chromosome 17, Cs, whole genome shotgun sequence contains the following coding sequences:
- the LOC104754341 gene encoding armadillo repeat-containing protein 3-like, whose protein sequence is MGTMAELGTMGKFGAMAEEQQVNQMVMDKQSAEEWLSRVHSLIPSVLSKAKTVNNFAGRWKTIISKIDQIPACLSDLSSHPCFSKNKLCNEQLQSVAKTLNEVIELAELCSTDKYEGKLRMQSDLDALSGKLDLNLRDCMVLIKTGVLGEATLPLYISSSLETPKISSLKELLARLQIGHLESKHNALENLLRAMQEDEKMVMPLIGRANVAALVQLLTATSTRIREKAVNLIRVLAESGHCDEWLISEGVLPPLVRLIESGSLETKEKAAIAIQRLSMTEENAREIAGHGGITPLIDLCKTGDSVSQAASAAALKNISAVSELRQLLGEEGMVRVAIDLLNNGILLGSREHMAECLQNLTAASEALREAIVSEGGVPSLLAYLDGPLPQEPAVTALRNLIPSVNSEMWVALNLLPRLTHVLKSGSLGAQEAAASALCRFACSPETKRLVGESGCVAVIVKLLESKSNGCREAAAQAIAGLVTEGRIRRELKKDGKSVTNLVMLLDANPGNTAKKYAVAGLLGLSSGSEKSKRMMVSYGAIGYLKKLSEMEVIGADKLLEKLERGKLRSFFFHHR, encoded by the coding sequence ATGGGAACAATGGCAGAATTGGGAACCATGGGGAAGTTTGGAGCCATGGCAGAAGAGCAGCAAGTTAACCAGATGGTCATGGATAAACAATCAGCAGAAGAATGGCTATCGCGTGTCCATTCACTAATACCATCAGTGCTCAGCAAGGCCAAAACGGTTAATAATTTTGCAGGACGATGGAAGACCATAATCTCAAAGATTGATCAGATTCCAGCTTGTCTATCTGACCTCTCAAGCCACCCTTGTTTCTCCAAGAACAAGCTCTGCAACGAGCAGTTACAGTCTGTAGCTAAGACGCTCAACGAAGTGATAGAGCTTGCAGAGTTGTGTTCAACTGACAAGTATGAAGGGAAGCTGCGTATGCAGAGCGATCTCGACGCTTTATCTGGAAAACTGGATTTGAATCTAAGAGACTGTATGGTTTTGATCAAGACCGGCGTCCTCGGTGAAGCCACATTACCTCTATACATCTCAAGTTCACTGGAAACACCAAAAATTTCGAGTTTAAAAGAACTTCTAGCGAGGCTTCAGATCGGTCACTTGGAATCAAAACACAATGCTCTCGAAAACCTCCTCCGTGCAAtgcaagaagatgaaaagatggtTATGCCTTTGATCGGACGAGCCAACGTAGCAGCTTTAGTCCAACTGTTAACAGCAACTTCGACAAGAATCAGAGAGAAAGCTGTGAATCTCATCAGGGTATTAGCGGAATCAGGACACTGCGACGAGTGGCTTATCTCCGAAGGTGTATTGCCTCCTCTAGTGAGGCTAATCGAATCAGGAAGTCttgaaaccaaagaaaaagctGCAATAGCGATCCAGAGGCTGTCCATGACAGAGGAAAACGCAAGGGAAATCGCAGGACACGGGGGGATCACACCGCTGATCGATCTCTGTAAAACAGGGGATTCTGTGTCACAAGCTGCGTCTGCAGCTGCTTTGAAGAACATCTCAGCAGTTTCAGAGCTGAGACAGTtacttggagaagaaggaatggTTAGAGTCGCGATCGATCTCCTAAACAATGGGATACTGTTAGGATCAAGAGAACACATGGCGGAGTGTTTGCAGAATCTCACTGCAGCGAGCGAAGCTCTACGCGAAGCCATCGTTTCAGAAGGCGGAGTTCCGAGTCTCTTAGCATACCTAGACGGTCCGTTGCCGCAAGAACCGGCGGTGACGGCGCTGAGAAATCTAATCCCGTCGGTGAATTCAGAGATGTGGGTGGCTCTCAATCTGCTGCCACGACTGACACATGTGCTAAAGTCAGGATCTTTAGGCGCGCAAGAAGCAGCAGCATCGGCTCTATGCCGTTTCGCGTGCTCGCCGGAGACGAAAAGGCTAGTGGGAGAATCGGGGTGCGTTGCGGTGATAGTGAAGCTTCTGGAATCGAAATCAAACGGATGTAGAGAAGCGGCGGCGCAGGCGATAGCGGGATTGGTGACGGAAGGAAGGATTCGGAGGGAACTGAAGAAAGACGGGAAGAGCGTGACGAACCTAGTGATGCTGTTGGATGCAAACCCAGGAAACACGGCGAAGAAGTACGCAGTGGCGGGGCTGTTGGGGTTGTCGTCGGGAAGCGAGAAGAGTAAGAGAATGATGGTGTCGTACGGAGCAATAGGGTATCTGAAAAAGCTGTCGGAGATGGAAGTAATCGGCGCCGATAAGCTTCTCGAGAAGCTCGAAAGAGGAAAGCTCAGAAGCTTCTTCTTTCACCACCGTTag
- the LOC104754342 gene encoding uncharacterized protein LOC104754342 — MAASIEQVAELISSLEQATLMAQQIGTTAEQNQLLQISSSLRIAHQRLSVFLADKSLISSVEPMQLGEEENELAAEEERDSAVEKVGEKMRECFIRNKRVKRPLSPSSAVVETSATEERTGRDYGFDFDPHAAKLRALDLIYQFHG, encoded by the coding sequence ATGGCGGCAAGTATAGAGCAAGTAGCCGAGCTAATATCGTCGCTGGAGCAAGCGACTCTAATGGCGCAGCAAATCGGAACCACTGCTGAACAGAACCAGCTCCTCCAAATCTCCTCCTCTCTCCGCATAGCCCACCAACGCCTCTCCGTCTTCCTAGCCGATAAATCTCTCATCTCCTCCGTCGAGCCGATGCAactaggagaagaagagaatgagcTGGCGGCGGAAGAGGAGAGGGATTCGGCGGTGGAGAAGGTTGgtgagaagatgagagagtgTTTCATCAGGAACAAGAGAGTCAAGCGGCCACTGTCTCCGTCATCGGCCGTGGTGGAGACTTCAGCTACGGAAGAGAGGACTGGCCGTGATTATGGGTTTGATTTCGACCCACACGCCGCCAAGTTGAGAGCTTTGGATCTTATCTACCAGTTTCATGGATGA
- the LOC104754343 gene encoding ribosomal RNA small subunit methyltransferase, chloroplastic — MNVVITTSTLPNCNSLSPSWRDNSSSKLPSGEISRRGSAMFLTRAKSSPDDYHSTLKSLNSRGRFPRKSLGQHYMLNSDINDQLASAADVKEGDFVLEIGPGTGSLTNVLINLGATVLAIEKDPHMVALVSERFAASDKFTVLQEDFVKSHIRSHMLSILESRSLLDTDPSLAKVVSNLPFNISTDVVKLLLPMGDIFSKVVLLLQDEAALRLVEPALRTSEYRPINILINFYSEPEYNFRVPRENFFPQPKVDAAVVTFKLKHPRDYPDVSSTKSFFSLVNSAFNGKRKMLRKSLQHISSSPEIEKALGVAGLPVTSRPEELTLDDFVKLHNVIARE; from the exons ATGAATGTGGTAATAACAACATCAACACTCCCGAACTGCAACTCTCTCTCGCCGTCATGGAGAGACAATTCCTCGTCAAAGCTTCCGTCGGGGGAAATCTCACGGCGGGGCTCGGCTATGTTCCTGACACGCGCCAAGAGCAGCCCAGATGATTACCACTCaacactcaaatctctcaatTCCCGTGGTCGCTTTCCCAGAAAATCCCTCGGCCAG CATTACATGTTGAATTCTGATATCAACGACCAGCTAGCTTCTGCGGCTGATGTGAAAGAAGGAGATTTCGTGTTAGAGATTGGTCCTGGGACTGGATCTTTAACCAATGTCCTTATCAATTTAGGTGCTACAGTTCTTGCCATCGAGAAG GATCCTCATATGGTGGCTTTGGTCAGCGAACGATTTGCAGCTTCTGACAAGTTCACG GTTTTGCAAGAGGATTTCGTCAAGTCTCACATCCGCTCTCACATGCTCTCCATTTTAGAGAGTAGAAGCTTGTTAGATACAGATCCTTCTCTTGCAAAG GTCGTTTCCAACTTACCTTTCAATATAAGTACTGATGTTGTCAAGCTTTTACTTCCTATGGGTGATATCTTCTCAAAAGTTGTTCTCTTACTCCAG GACGAGGCAGCTTTGCGATTGGTAGAACCAGCATTGCGAACATCTGAATACCGACCCATCAACATTTTGATCAACTTCTATTCAG aACCGGAATACAATTTCAGAGTTCCTAGGGAAAACTTCTTCCCTCAGCCCAAG GTTGACGCTGCTGTTGTAACATTCAAGCTGAAGCATCCGAGGGACTATCCTGATGTTTCCTCCACCAaaagtttcttctctttg GTGAATTCTGCATTCAATGGGAAGAGAAAAATGTTGAGAAAGTCCCTACAGCATATATCGTCATCTCCTGAGATCGAAAAAGCTCTTGGAGTTGCTGGTCTTCCAGTCACT TCAAGGCCTGAAGAGCTTACCTTGGATGACTTTGTCAAGTTGCATAATGTAATCGCCAGGGAATAA
- the LOC104754344 gene encoding flap endonuclease GEN-like 1 has translation MGVGGKFWDLLRPYGRQQGFDFLTNKRVAVDLSFWIVQHETALKGSALNPHLRLTFFRTINLFSKFGAYPVFVVDGTPSHLKSQARISRFFRSSGIDTSNLPAIKEGVSVERNKQFCEWVRECVALLELLGIPVLKAKGEAEALCAQLNCEGYVDACITPDSDAFLFGAKCVIKDIKPNSREPFECYHMSDIESGLGLKRKHLIAISLLVGNDYDSGGVLGIGVEKALRIVREFSEDEIFERLQDMGKGLKPAVLGGTKPVDDGEESLSEMKKRSSHCSRCGHLGSKRAHFKSSCEHCVCDSGCIKKPLGFRCECSLCSMDRDLKEQKKTEDWWIKVCDKIAQGPEFPNKGIIELYLSDGFTEGGSSIMSWRTPDTEMLVDFMVFKLHWDPSYVRKMLLPMLSTIYLRERARNKTENPLLCDKYEFHSIKCTKTXXXXXXFVIRWRKPISTSGFTHGEREIVILEEELVEDVVEDEESGDPLDGFNEPQVQDDNGDCFLLTDECIGLVQSAFPDETEQFLREKKLRELSKKNVAEVTATPRATTTMGVQRSITDFYRSTKAKAAAQKSIDAGGSSRASSSAEKKRRATSTSSSSNLSKSVRRRLLFG, from the exons ATGGGTGTGGGAGGGAAGTTCTGGGATTTGCTGAGACCTTATGGTCGGCAACAAGGCTTTGATTTTCTCACTAACAAACGCGTCGCTGTTGATCTCTCCTTCTGGATCGTTCAGCATGAAACCGCTCTTAAGGGTTCTGCCCTTAACCCTCACCTCCGCCTCACTTTCTTCCGCACTATCAACCTCTTCTCTAAG TTTGGAGCGTACCCGGTTTTTGTGGTTGATGGAACACCATCACATTTGAAATCTCAGGCGAGAATCTCCAGGTTTTTCCGGTCTTCTGGAATTGATACTTCGAATCTACCTGCAATCAAAGAAGGCGTCTCCGTTGAGAGAAATAAACAGTTTTGTGAATGGGTTAGGGAATGTGTG GCGCTACTCGAATTGCTCGGTATTCCTGTGCTGAAAGCTAAAGGTGAGGCTGAAGCTCTCTGTGCTCAGTTAAACTGTGAAGGTTATGTGGATGCTTGCATTACTCCTGATAGTGATGCTTTCCTCTTTGGTGCTAAGTGCGTCATCAAAGACATCAAGCCTAATTCAAGA GAGCCATTTGAATGCTACCATATGTCAGATATCGAGTCTGGCCTTGGTCTGAAACGAAAACACTTGATTGCCATTTCTCTTTTGGTTGGAAACGACTATGATTCTGGCGGTGTTCTTGGCATCGGCGTGGAGAAAGCACTTCGCATTGTTCGTGAGTTTTCTGAAGACGAGATTTTTGAAAG GTTGCAGGACATGGGAAAAGGGTTGAAACCTGCAGTTCTTGGTGGAACCAAACCTGTGGATGATGGTGAAGAATCCCTCTCAGAGATGAAAAAAAGATCTTCTCACTGTTCCCGTTGTGGACACCTGGGCAGCAAGAGAGCTCATTTTAAGTCATCTTGCGAGCATTGCGTTTGTGATAGTGGCTGCATTAAAAAACCATTGGGGTTTAGATGTGAATGCTCCTTATGTTCCATGGATCGAGACTTAAAGGAACAGAAGAAAACCGAGGATTGGTGGATTAAAGTCTGTGATAAGATTGCTCAAGGGCCAGAATTTCCCAATAAAGGCATTATTGAACTGTATCTATCCGATGGTTTCACAG AAGGTGGCTCTTCAATAATGTCTTGGAGAACTCCTGATACTGAAATGCTAGTGGATTTCATGGTTTTCAAACTGCATTGGGATCCGTCTTATGTTAGAAAAATGTTGCTTCCAATGTTGTCGACCATTTATCTAAGAGAACGGGCAAGAAACAAGACAGAAAACCCTTTGTTATGTGACAAATATGAATTCCATTCAATCAAGTGCACAAAGAC NNNNNNNNNNNNNNNNNTCTTTGTGATAAGGTGGAGAAAACCCATATCTACAAGTGGTTTTACTCACGGTGAGCGAGAAATTGTTATACTGGAAGAAGAACTTGTCGAAGATGTGGTCGAAGATGAAGAGTCTGGTGATCCGTTAGATGGTTTTAATGAACCTCAGGTGCAAGATGATAATGGTGACTGCTTCTTGCTAACTGATGAATGCATTGGACTTGTTCAGTCTGCTTTCCCTGATGAAACAGAGCAATTTCTGCGTGAGAAG AAACTACGAGAGTTGTCCAAGAAGAATGTTGCGGAAGTAACAGCAACACcaagagcaacaacaacaatgggtGTGCAGAGAAGCATCACTGATTTCTACCGATCAACGAAAGCAAAAGCAGCAGCTCAAAAAAGTATAGACGCAGGAGGGAGCtcaagagcttcttcttcagcgGAAAAGAAGAGACGGGCAACTTccactagtagtagtagtaatctTTCAAAGTCTGTAAGGCGTCGTCTTTTGTTTGGTTAG
- the LOC104754345 gene encoding subtilisin-like protease SBT1.1, with translation MLFLFPSNDDNRPMMFFRSLIFFFLIFFFTSNASSLKQTYVIHTATTTTKHVVTSLLDSLQTENIHDDDDFSIPEIHYIYENAMSGFSATLTDDQLETVKNTKGFISAYPDELLSLHTTYSHEFLGLEYGIGLWNETSLSSDVIIGLVDTGISPEHVSFRDTHMPPVPSRWRGSCDHGTNFSSSSCNKKIIGASAFYKGYESIVGKINETSDFRSARDAQGHGTHTASTAAGDMVPKASYFGQGRGLATGMRFTSRIAAYKACWALGCANTDVIAAIDKAISDGVDVISLSLGGSSRPFYVDPIAIAGFGAMQKNIFVSCSAGNSGPIASTVSNGAPWLMTVAASYTDRTFPAIVQIGNRKRIVGSSLYKGKSLKNLSLAFNTTAGGGRRGGAEYCARDSLKRELVEGKIVICLRGASGRTAKGEEVKRSGGAAMLLVSTKAEGEELLADPHVLPAVSIGASDGKTLLSYLSGAANATASLRFRGTAYGATAPIVAAFSSRGPSVAGPEISKPDIAAPGLNILAGWSPFSGPSLLRSDPRRVQFNIISGTSMACPHVSGIAALIKSVHGDWSPAMIKSAIMTTARITDNRNRPIGDMGVGRDSAATAFALGAGQVEPTRAVDPGLVYDTSTVDYLNYLCSLNYTSERILLFSGTRYTCPTTHGVVLSPGDLNYPSFAVNFVNGGATTARYKRTVTNVGSPVCQYMAHVEEPRGVKVRVESQVLKFQKVRERLTYTVTFVSEASTNSSSSSFGALVWICDKYKVRSPIAVTWE, from the exons ATGCTCTTCTTGTTTCCCTCTAACGACGACAACCGTCCGATGATGTTCTTCAGatcattaattttcttctttctcatattcttcttcacatcaaatGCTTCCTCCCTCAAACAAACCTACGTGATCCACACTGCAACAACCACTACCAAACACGTCGTTACTTCGCTTTTGGATTCACTCCAAACAGAGAATATTCACGACGACGATGATTTCTCTATCCCCGAGATTCACTATATTTACGAAAATGCCATGTCCGGCTTCTCCGCGACTCTCACCGACGACCAGCTCGAGACCGTGAAGAACACAAAAGGGTTTATCTCGGCGTATCCAGACGAGCTCTTATCTCTACACACGACATATTCTCACGAGTTTCTTGGTCTTGAATATGGGATCGGACTTTGGAACGAGACCAGCCTATCTTCGGACGTCATCATCGGCCTTGTGGACACAGGGATCTCGCCGGAGCACGTGAGCTTCCGAGACACGCACATGCCTCCGGTCCCATCTAGATGGAGAGGTTCGTGCGACCATGGCACAAACTTCTCTTCATCATCGTGTAACAAGAAGATCATCGGGGCTAGCGCGTTTTACAAAGGCTACGAATCCATCGTTGGAAAAATCAACGAAACCTCTGATTTCAG gtcgGCTCGAGACGCACAAGGACATGGGACGCATACAGCCTCGACAGCTGCCGGAGACATGGTCCCGAAAGCGAGTTATTTCGGACAAGGAAGAGGTTTGGCTACGGGGATGAGGTTTACTTCGAGGATTGCTGCATACAAAGCTTGTTGGGCACTAGGATGTGCCAACACCGACGTAATCGCAGCCATTGACAAAGCGATTTCAGACGGTGTGGATGTGATCTCTCTGTCGCTAGGTGGGTCGTCACGACCGTTTTATGTCGACCCAATAGCGATCGCTGGGTTTGGAGCGATGCAGAAGAACATTTTCGTTTCTTGCTCTGCGGGTAATTCAGGTCCAATTGCATCCACAGTGAGTAATGGAGCTCCGTGGTTGATGACCGTCGCTGCGAGTTACACGGACCGGACTTTTCCGGCGATTGTCCAGATCGGGAACCGTAAAAGGATAGTTGGATCATCCTTGTACAAAGGGAAAAGCTTAAAGAATCTGTCTTTAGCGTTTAACACAACAGCTGGAGGAGGCAGAAGGGGAGGAGCCGAGTACTGCGCTCGGGACTCGCTCAAGAGAGAACTCGTCGAGGGTAAAATCGTCATTTGCTTAAGAGGAGCCAGCGGCAGAACGGCCAAAGGTGAAGAGGTGAAACGGAGCGGAGGAGCAGCGATGCTTCTGGTGAGCACAAAGGCCGAAGGAGAGGAGCTTCTAGCTGATCCTCACGTTTTACCCGCCGTCTCAATCGGTGCTTCCGACGGTAAAACCTTGCTGAGCTATCTCTCCGGCGCGGCGAACGCCACCGCGTCTCTTCGATTCAGAGGAACCGCGTACGGTGCAACCGCCCCGATCGTGGCCGCCTTCTCATCAAGAGGACCTAGCGTCGCCGGGCCGGAAATTTCTAAACCGGACATAGCGGCTCCCGGTTTGAACATCCTCGCCGGTTGGTCGCCGTTCTCGGGCCCTAGCCTCCTCAGATCGGATCCAAGACGGGTCCAATTCAATATCATCTCTGGAACCTCCATGGCTTGTCCACACGTCAGCGGAATCGCCGCTCTGATCAAGTCCGTCCACGGGGACTGGTCACCGGCGATGATAAAATCGGCAATCATGACGACGGCGAGGATCACCGACAACAGGAACCGACCGATCGGAGATATGGGGGTGGGACGTGACTCGGCGGCCACGGCGTTTGCGCTTGGAGCGGGACAGGTGGAGCCAACGAGAGCGGTAGATCCGGGGCTTGTATACGATACATCCACCGTCGATTATCTCAACTACTTGTGCAGCTTGAATTACACGAGCGAGAGGATACTCTTGTTCTCCGGCACGAGATACACGTGTCCTACTACTCACGGCGTCGTTTTGAGTCCCGGTGATTTGAACTATCCCTCTTTCGCGGTCAACTTCGTCAATGGCGGCGCCACAACGGCGAGATATAAGAGGACTGTGACGAACGTTGGGTCACCTGTTTGTCAGTATATGGCTCACGTTGAGGAACCCAGAGGTGTAAAGGTGAGAGTGGAGTCGCAGGTTCTCAAGTTTCAGAAGGTGAGAGAGAGGTTGACTTATACGGTCACGTTTGTTTCAGAAGCTTCGAcgaattcatcttcttcttccttcggaGCTTTGGTTTGGATATGTGACAAGTACAAGGTCAGAAGCCCTATCGCCGTGACGTGGGAATAA
- the LOC104754346 gene encoding ATPase asna1-like isoform X2: MRFRSASLNPPLWFKVSLISLPWLVQTMDYATIVFDTAPTGHTLRLLQFPATLEKGLSKLMSLKSRFGGLMTQMSRMFGIEDEFGEDALLGRLEGLKEVIEQVNRQFKDPDMTTFVCVCIPEFLSLYETERLVQELAKFEIDTHNIIINQVLYDDEDVESKLLRARMRMQQKYLDQFYMLYDDFNITKLPLLPEEVTGVEALKAFSHKFLTPYHPPTSRSNVEDLERKVHTLRLQLKTAEEELERFKSG; this comes from the exons TAAATCCCCCACTTTGGTTCAAGGTTTCTCTAATCTCTTTGCCATG GTTGGTGCAAACAATGGACTATGCAACTATTGTGTTTGACACTGCTCCAACTGGCCATACTCTCCGCCTGTTACAGTTTCCAGCCACACTAGAAAAGGGACTTTCCAAGTTGATGTCACTGAAGAGTAGATTTGGTGGCTTGATGACTCAG ATGAGCCGTATGTTTGGCATAGAGGATGAGTTTGGAGAAGATGCTCTGTTGGGAAGACTTGAGGGCTTGAAAGAAGTGATTGAGCAAGTAAATCGGCAATTCAAAGACCCG GATATGACAACGTTTGTTTGTGTCTGCATCCCTGAGTTCTTGTCTCTCTATGAAACAGAGAGACTTGTTCAGGAACTCGCCAAGTTTGAGATCGACACACATAACATTATCATCAACCAAGTACTATACGACGACGAAG ATGTGGAATCCAAGTTGCTCAGAGCAAGGATGCGGATGCAACAGAAGTATCTTGATCAATTTTATATGCTATACGATGATTTTAATATCACAAAACTTCCTCTGCTTCCTGAAGAG GTGACAGGGGTTGAAGCGTTAAAGGCGTTTTCACATAAGTTCTTGACGCCGTACCATCCTCCGACTAGCAGAAGCAATGTAGAAGATCTGGAGCGGAAAGTACACACATTACGTTTGCAGTTGAAAACAGctgaagaagaacttgaacGTTTCAAGAGTGGCTAA